One part of the Halopenitus persicus genome encodes these proteins:
- a CDS encoding extracellular solute-binding protein, whose product MQATSGIAAAAIAGCLGDGGGGSGGNGNGGSGGNGNGGSDGTNGGSGGATIEFWDVMNAQSRSARDQINNISDQFEQDTGNQIDINFSGYAQLSGAKWFSSFERGDYPHVFSGESIFTGRFAEQGWVKPFDEWKDALDDETLDNIQWFLDIYRETGNTWKDDVGLEHRVHALPVGLVTQEPFQVRTDHMEEAGLDPDQDFPPESYDDLLDLALELKNNGPSDYGFQVHGDVFDWYTYILPAAAASGRYGYFADDFKSVNFDTEEFIQRTREAVGFFREHEVSNPGTPQMSDEEAVGLLINGEISMSVCEPPNFPEFLDRGQSQIEQGNIQYGKFFDTDDGFGVVPLSFCLGLTNKPDDVDQAKWDRQMEAAKEYISMWFSKDFQKFMFSELGMLPIREDVWAEVQESLEYESQHQAFETMTTMAKNSVQDKSSFPLVGTIEQNVMGPRFQEALNGEITPEECCNRAAEEANQLIDEFWAERE is encoded by the coding sequence ATGCAAGCAACTAGTGGAATTGCTGCAGCGGCAATTGCTGGTTGTCTCGGAGATGGCGGTGGCGGCTCTGGTGGGAATGGAAATGGGGGCTCTGGTGGAAATGGAAACGGGGGCTCCGATGGTACGAATGGTGGATCCGGGGGTGCAACTATCGAATTTTGGGACGTTATGAACGCCCAGTCTCGGTCCGCCAGAGATCAAATAAACAACATAAGTGATCAATTCGAGCAGGACACTGGGAATCAAATCGACATAAATTTCAGTGGTTACGCGCAGTTGTCAGGAGCAAAGTGGTTTTCTTCCTTCGAGCGAGGAGACTATCCACACGTCTTTAGTGGTGAAAGTATTTTCACCGGTAGATTTGCGGAGCAAGGATGGGTCAAGCCGTTCGATGAATGGAAAGACGCTCTGGATGACGAGACGCTAGACAATATCCAATGGTTCCTCGATATTTACCGGGAAACTGGGAATACTTGGAAAGACGACGTCGGATTGGAACACAGAGTTCACGCGCTCCCCGTCGGCTTAGTAACGCAGGAACCATTCCAAGTTCGTACCGATCATATGGAGGAGGCGGGACTGGATCCCGATCAAGATTTCCCACCTGAAAGTTATGATGACCTACTTGATCTCGCACTAGAACTCAAAAATAACGGGCCATCAGACTATGGCTTCCAGGTTCATGGGGACGTCTTCGATTGGTACACCTACATCCTTCCCGCAGCTGCTGCATCCGGACGCTATGGATACTTTGCAGACGACTTCAAAAGTGTCAATTTTGACACAGAGGAGTTCATCCAGCGTACGCGAGAGGCTGTTGGATTCTTCAGAGAACATGAAGTCTCTAACCCTGGAACTCCGCAGATGTCCGATGAGGAGGCAGTCGGCCTCCTCATCAATGGAGAGATCAGTATGAGCGTATGTGAACCACCGAACTTCCCCGAGTTTCTCGATCGCGGCCAAAGTCAGATAGAACAAGGGAACATTCAGTACGGGAAATTCTTCGATACTGACGATGGTTTTGGTGTCGTACCCCTCTCGTTCTGCCTCGGGCTAACCAACAAGCCTGACGATGTTGATCAGGCAAAGTGGGATCGGCAAATGGAGGCAGCTAAGGAGTACATCAGTATGTGGTTCTCAAAAGACTTCCAGAAGTTTATGTTCTCAGAATTAGGTATGCTCCCAATTCGTGAAGATGTGTGGGCAGAAGTGCAAGAGTCACTCGAATATGAGTCACAACATCAAGCCTTCGAGACTATGACGACAATGGCAAAGAACAGTGTCCAAGATAAATCGTCTTTCCCTCTTGTGGGAACGATTGAGCAGAACGTAATGGGCCCTCGATTCCAAGAAGCACTCAATGGAGAGATCACTCCGGAAGAGTGTTGCAACCGGGCCGCCGAAGAGGCTAACCAACTAATCGATGAATTCTGGGCAGAGCGCGAATAA
- a CDS encoding carbohydrate ABC transporter permease, producing MSLHQWSFTSTAPPEFIGLENYIYLFGWEPFYTSLKATALFATTTLVQLIIALTAALLVNSISRFKNLISSSFLIPYTLPPVATGTIWLYLINPNVGPIFKFLTNKNILDSPIYWSVQSDTALMAVIGITSWTFWPFMFLILLASLESIPEEYYESARMYGAGIVDRFLHITLPHLKTAILLAVSIRMVWNLTKVSQIYQLTGGGPGYSTSILAVFLYRFAYDQGQFGLAFAVGVVLLIITLAFTLLFIRGFEKSRSDNE from the coding sequence ATGTCTCTCCATCAATGGTCATTCACCTCGACCGCCCCTCCGGAATTTATCGGCCTCGAGAACTACATATATCTGTTCGGATGGGAGCCATTCTATACTTCGTTGAAAGCGACTGCGTTATTTGCAACGACAACACTAGTCCAGCTGATAATAGCTCTCACCGCGGCTCTGTTGGTAAATAGCATAAGCAGATTCAAGAACCTGATTAGCAGTTCGTTCCTTATACCGTATACGCTCCCTCCGGTTGCGACGGGGACAATCTGGCTCTATCTCATCAACCCGAATGTTGGGCCAATATTTAAGTTCCTTACAAATAAGAACATTCTCGACTCACCGATATACTGGAGCGTCCAAAGTGATACAGCTCTTATGGCGGTAATTGGTATCACGTCGTGGACCTTCTGGCCGTTTATGTTCCTGATTCTATTGGCCTCTCTTGAGAGTATTCCAGAGGAATATTACGAGAGTGCTCGTATGTACGGGGCCGGTATCGTCGATCGGTTTCTACATATCACGCTTCCCCACCTCAAGACAGCGATTCTACTGGCTGTCAGTATCAGAATGGTTTGGAACCTCACGAAGGTCTCCCAAATTTATCAACTAACCGGAGGAGGACCGGGATACTCAACCTCGATTTTAGCAGTGTTCCTCTACCGGTTCGCATATGATCAGGGCCAGTTCGGCCTTGCATTCGCAGTCGGTGTAGTGCTCCTAATTATTACGTTGGCGTTCACGCTACTCTTCATCCGTGGCTTCGAGAAGTCTCGGAGTGATAACGAATGA
- a CDS encoding carbohydrate ABC transporter permease: MSITNKIQKVSNSSALFEFVKWALIACMMAIFALPMMFAFFAAFRPPNEFYASTVRIIPEEPTLSTWVDAFVSLQDQLVNSFIIATGTTIMSMVIVIPAAYVFARKQFPGKITLFYLIIAAMMFPYVLLIIPIASIWDGLGLYNSIVGLWIGYQIFVTPFAIWILRDYFAKLPTNLEESAQMYGCTQASAFLRVVLPLSAPAVVAVGFLSFLTAWNDFLMSNMLTTGVGPRPAVVQLYIITTGEVKHWGLVMAMTFIIGFPPTVLYLLGRRQLSQSFSVG; this comes from the coding sequence ATGAGTATAACAAACAAAATCCAGAAAGTATCGAATTCAAGTGCCCTCTTCGAATTCGTCAAGTGGGCGCTCATAGCGTGTATGATGGCGATTTTCGCCCTCCCGATGATGTTTGCGTTCTTTGCAGCATTCCGGCCACCTAATGAGTTCTATGCGAGCACGGTACGCATAATTCCGGAGGAACCAACGCTCTCTACATGGGTCGATGCGTTCGTAAGTCTGCAGGACCAGCTGGTGAACAGCTTCATAATCGCCACAGGAACCACAATTATGTCGATGGTGATCGTGATTCCAGCAGCATACGTGTTTGCCCGTAAGCAATTCCCTGGAAAAATTACGCTTTTTTACCTGATCATCGCCGCAATGATGTTCCCGTATGTGTTGCTAATCATCCCTATCGCTTCGATCTGGGATGGACTAGGTCTCTACAATTCTATTGTAGGGCTCTGGATAGGGTATCAAATATTCGTCACACCGTTTGCGATTTGGATTTTGCGAGATTATTTCGCAAAACTGCCGACAAATCTCGAAGAGTCCGCTCAAATGTACGGATGTACTCAAGCATCCGCATTCCTTCGAGTAGTGCTACCGCTATCTGCACCTGCAGTCGTAGCAGTGGGATTCCTCTCGTTCCTCACCGCGTGGAACGACTTCCTTATGTCAAATATGCTCACGACAGGAGTAGGTCCACGACCAGCAGTTGTCCAATTGTACATTATTACGACCGGTGAGGTGAAGCACTGGGGATTAGTGATGGCAATGACATTTATAATAGGGTTCCCACCTACTGTGCTCTACCTGTTGGGACGCCGCCAGCTATCTCAATCATTCAGTGTGGGATAG
- a CDS encoding MFS transporter — MSKLSSVRQELSDLWAGGKGKSLIVIALGWGLLIGTRMIYPPLIPYISNDFGFTLTTAGFLVAVVWITHSIGQVPGGILADRYSERRILMVSVTITACGVITVLVAPSMFVLFIATALVGAGLSQYPVARMTILSDLYPTRLGRALGVTMASGDVGQTALPPIASFLAAAVCWRLGFSYVLPFFFLTVVSLWWVLPKSDSEDGGSKNVNKSTFSIIAELYSPTIAIMCVMLFLFLFVWQTFSAFYPIYLTDEKGLSPTIAGILFGLFFAVGIVIKPLTGAAYDRVGVRRSLPVVLSGSIIGFMLLPFTDSIVGLVGVTILISTIQGNGAIVQPYLTETLPNDIQGIGLGLVRSGTGLLGATGPLIFGAIAEGGHYDAGYIILAILVTVISGLALRIPDA, encoded by the coding sequence ATGAGTAAGCTAAGTTCAGTTCGTCAAGAGCTGTCCGATCTGTGGGCCGGAGGCAAAGGAAAATCGTTAATCGTTATCGCACTAGGTTGGGGCCTATTAATCGGGACACGGATGATCTATCCACCTCTGATCCCATATATTAGCAATGACTTCGGCTTTACACTGACAACCGCTGGCTTCCTTGTAGCAGTCGTATGGATAACGCACTCAATTGGCCAAGTTCCAGGTGGAATCCTCGCAGATCGGTACAGCGAACGAAGAATCTTGATGGTAAGCGTAACTATAACTGCATGTGGAGTGATCACTGTACTCGTTGCCCCGTCGATGTTCGTGCTGTTTATCGCGACCGCACTAGTCGGGGCCGGATTGTCCCAGTATCCCGTGGCGCGTATGACTATACTCTCTGATCTCTATCCCACCCGTCTTGGTCGTGCCCTTGGTGTAACGATGGCGTCGGGTGATGTCGGGCAGACAGCGCTTCCGCCCATCGCGAGCTTTCTCGCAGCTGCGGTTTGCTGGCGGCTTGGTTTCAGTTACGTTCTCCCGTTCTTTTTTCTCACCGTGGTTAGCCTCTGGTGGGTACTACCAAAATCAGACTCGGAAGACGGCGGTTCTAAGAACGTAAACAAGAGCACTTTCTCGATTATCGCTGAACTCTATTCGCCAACGATCGCAATTATGTGTGTTATGCTATTTTTATTCCTTTTCGTTTGGCAAACATTTTCGGCGTTTTATCCAATATATCTCACTGATGAAAAAGGACTGTCTCCGACCATCGCCGGGATTCTATTCGGACTCTTTTTTGCCGTCGGTATCGTCATCAAACCACTGACTGGCGCGGCATATGATAGAGTTGGAGTTCGTCGGTCCCTGCCAGTAGTTCTGAGTGGCTCGATTATCGGTTTTATGCTGCTTCCGTTTACTGATAGCATTGTTGGGCTGGTTGGAGTGACCATTCTGATTAGTACCATACAGGGTAACGGCGCAATAGTTCAACCATACTTAACTGAAACTTTACCTAACGACATTCAGGGCATCGGACTAGGTCTTGTCCGGTCGGGTACTGGACTACTTGGTGCAACGGGACCGTTGATATTCGGTGCAATAGCTGAAGGAGGTCACTATGATGCAGGATACATAATATTAGCCATTCTCGTCACCGTTATCTCTGGGCTGGCACTGCGGATACCTGATGCCTGA
- a CDS encoding SDR family NAD(P)-dependent oxidoreductase: MELDISGEVAIVTGAGRNIGRSIAILFASEGAKVVVVDIDEERANETVGIIKDDGGTARAQAIDVADEDQVRAMVEYTEDTFGPANILVNNAAVKENSEFLEMSASAFDRTVEVNLRGTFLCTREVSKSMKNSDRGSIINFSSTSGHRGEKYSVAYATTKAGILNFTRSVAKVLADDGIRVNTITPTRTGKTTLSDSNLDVGSKHSGDLADDQIRNMIPLGRLGTPDDIAKATLYLASPMSQFITGAEIQVNGGRLA; this comes from the coding sequence ATGGAACTCGACATATCTGGTGAAGTAGCTATTGTTACGGGTGCGGGCAGGAATATCGGTCGATCGATCGCTATATTGTTCGCTTCAGAGGGTGCAAAGGTGGTCGTGGTCGATATCGATGAGGAACGGGCAAATGAAACAGTTGGAATTATAAAAGACGATGGCGGAACGGCACGGGCGCAGGCTATTGATGTTGCAGACGAGGACCAAGTCAGAGCAATGGTCGAATACACTGAAGATACATTCGGGCCTGCTAACATCCTAGTTAATAATGCAGCAGTGAAAGAAAACTCCGAGTTCCTAGAGATGTCTGCATCCGCATTTGATCGGACCGTGGAGGTCAATCTACGTGGAACATTCCTCTGTACGAGAGAAGTATCGAAGTCTATGAAAAACTCAGATCGTGGAAGCATCATTAATTTCTCGTCAACGTCAGGACATCGAGGAGAAAAATATTCAGTTGCATATGCGACTACAAAAGCGGGCATATTGAATTTCACCCGATCAGTAGCAAAGGTATTAGCAGATGACGGAATTCGCGTGAACACCATCACTCCCACCCGGACTGGAAAAACCACGCTGAGTGATTCCAATCTCGATGTTGGAAGTAAGCATTCAGGTGATTTAGCAGACGATCAGATCCGGAATATGATTCCACTTGGCCGGCTCGGCACGCCAGATGATATCGCCAAAGCCACATTATATCTGGCGTCACCGATGAGCCAATTCATCACCGGAGCAGAAATCCAAGTTAATGGAGGTCGACTAGCGTAA
- a CDS encoding SDR family NAD(P)-dependent oxidoreductase — MKLANRTAIVTGAASGIGRAIAIEFAKNGADVAVADVRKEPKSTTEKTTTVEEIESHGQRGVFVETDVSDSDDTANLTEEVVERFGGIDVFVNNAGISVEGKIHNTSPEDWNKVQDINVNGIYNCMRTAIPYLQQSDAGRIINIASQRGMRGGSVDAKAAYSSSKGAIIQLTRQMAIDYGPDGITVNAICPGPIDTSMNDMDEVGEFIFDQITLPYVGQPEDIGNAALFLASDEAKYITGHTLVVDGGYLVGTER, encoded by the coding sequence GTGAAGCTAGCAAATCGGACGGCCATCGTTACAGGTGCCGCGAGTGGAATCGGCAGAGCGATCGCTATCGAGTTCGCGAAAAACGGAGCTGACGTCGCCGTAGCCGACGTCAGAAAGGAGCCGAAATCAACAACGGAGAAGACAACCACAGTCGAAGAAATCGAATCCCACGGTCAGCGTGGTGTCTTCGTTGAGACAGATGTAAGCGACTCAGATGATACCGCAAATCTGACTGAAGAGGTGGTAGAGCGTTTTGGAGGGATCGACGTATTCGTCAATAATGCTGGAATAAGCGTCGAGGGTAAAATCCATAATACGTCTCCGGAGGATTGGAACAAAGTTCAAGATATCAACGTTAACGGCATATACAATTGTATGCGTACGGCGATACCATATCTCCAACAGAGTGATGCGGGGCGGATCATCAACATAGCTTCTCAGCGAGGGATGCGCGGAGGATCAGTTGACGCGAAAGCGGCGTATAGTTCCTCTAAAGGGGCAATAATTCAACTAACGCGGCAAATGGCTATCGATTACGGACCGGACGGGATTACTGTCAATGCCATCTGCCCAGGACCGATCGACACGTCTATGAATGATATGGATGAAGTTGGTGAGTTTATATTTGATCAGATCACTTTACCATACGTCGGTCAACCTGAAGACATAGGAAATGCGGCGTTGTTTTTGGCATCTGACGAGGCGAAATATATTACGGGGCATACATTGGTCGTCGATGGAGGATATTTAGTCGGTACTGAGCGCTAA